A genome region from Anastrepha ludens isolate Willacy chromosome 3, idAnaLude1.1, whole genome shotgun sequence includes the following:
- the LOC128856891 gene encoding regulator of nonsense transcripts 1 homolog codes for MSVDAYGPGSQTLTFLDTEENDLIGADTQASDFDFRDFTLPSQSQTQASQLEGISGGGTTHSKLNALANNLAELQFEEEDDDTSLAVKELPTHACKYCGIHDPGTVVMCNNCKKWFCNGRGSTSGSHIVNHLVRAKHREVTLHSEGPLGETILECYSCGVRNVFVLGFIPAKADSVVVLLCRQPCAAQNSLKDMNWDQEQWKPLITDRSFLPWLVKIPTEQEQLRARQISAAQINKLEELWKENIDATFQDLEKPGIDTEPSQVLLRYEDGYQYEKVFGPLVRLEAEYDKKLKESQTQEGIEVRWDVGLNKKTIAYFTLAKTDSDMKLMHGDELRLRYVGELHKPWSEIGHVIKVPDNYGEDVGLELKCSAGAPVKCTSNFAVDFIWKCTSFDRMTRALKVFAMDRSSVSNYIYARLLGHGRHDGSDELLFRGPIPKLFSAPNLPDLNRSQVYAVKHALQRPLSLIQGPPGTGKTVTSATIVYQLVKQHGGTVLVCAPSNTAVDQLTEKIHRTNLKVVRLCAKSREAIDSPVSFLALHNQIRNMDTNIELKKLQQLKDETGELSSADEKRYRTLKRAAEHQLLEAADVICCTCVSAGDVRLARIKFTSILIDESMQSTEPECMVPVVLGAKQLILVGDHCQLGPVVMCKKAARAGLSQSLFERLVVLGIRPFRLEVQYRMHPELSQFPSNFFYEGSLQNGVCAEDRKLKIDFPWPQPDRPMFFLVTQGQEEIAGSGTSYLNRTEAANVEKITTRFLKAGVKPEQIGIITPYEGQRAYLVQYMQYQGSLHSRLYQEIEIASVDAFQGREKDIIIMSCVRSNERQGIGFLNDPRRLNVALTRSKYGTIIVGNPKVLSKQPLWNHLLNFYKDRKVLVEGSLNNLKESLIQFQKPKKIVNTLNMGAHFMTTMMADAKEAMIPGSIYDRSGQYGYSSGAMNTSNYNNSGLGLGLGFGGSNNLGYGGGSAAAQMQAAAAAAAHNLNNFMSGNFGAIGARNSGPTSTAAPANAHQWNHHHDSISYISPERAQAAMNNMPVPVGMFMNMSNIPPRFYNQHQQAIQAAAKQGRRTGTGLGATGLVSNNSSSGISKLFNNYNASTNEVANKIQNLKPRTSIPAPPSTTSVTTSANDIASVLIGTGATSSQHNVLPLTQQNMSQQMSQPGGFTLSQQPELSQDFGQISQIDNILSQDVNFNADNLNTNRLNLGLNSQSQFSQPY; via the exons ATGAGTGTGGATGCCTACGGCCCTGGTTCGCAGACTTTGACGTTCCTGGACACGGAGGAAAATGACTTGATTGGCGCCGATACGCAGGCATCGGATTTTGATTTTCGTGATTTTACGCTGCCTTCGCAATCCCAAACGCAGGCATCTCAACTTGAGGGTATTAGTGGCGGCGGAACAACACAT AGTAAATTAAATGCCCTGGCAAATAATTTGGCTGAGCTGCAATTTGAGGAAGAGGATGATGATACATCATTAGCCGTAAAAGAATTGCCTACGCATGCTTGCAAGTATTGTGGCATTCACGACCCTGGTACTGTTGTCATGTGCAATAACTGCAAAAAATGGTTTTGTAATGGACGTGGTAGTACATCCGGGTCGCATATTGTTAATCACCTTGTGCGTGCTAAACATCGTGAGGTTACGCTTCATTCTGAGGGCCCTCTTGGAGAAACTATTCTGGAGTGTTATTCTTGTGGTGTTCGTAATGTCTTTGTATTAGGATTTATTCCGGCAAAAGCTGATTCTGTAGTGGTGTTGTTGTGTCG CCAACCATGCGCGGCTCAAAATTCTTTGAAAGATATGAATTGGGATCAGGAACAATGGAAACCGCTTATAACTGATCGTTCATTCTTGCCATGGTTGGTGAAGATACCCACCGAACAAGAACAATTGCGTGCGCGCCAAATATCGGCAGCTCAGATAAACAAACTGGAGGAGTTGTGGAAAGAGAATATTGATGCGACATTTCAAGACTTAGAAAAACCTGGTATCGACACGGAGCCCTCACAAGTACTTTTACGATACGAAGATGgttatcaatatgaaaaagTGTTTGGTCCTTTGGTGCGGCTTGAAGCGGAATacgataaaaaattgaaagaatcGCAAACACAGGAAGGTATAGAAGTGCGTTGGGACGTTGGCCTCAACAAAAAAACCATAGCATATTTTACGCTGGCTAAAACCGATTCGGACATGAAACTTATGCATGGTGATGAATTAAGACTGCGCTACGTGGGAGAGCTTCATAAACCATGGAGTGAAATTGGTCACGTTATTAAAGTGCCTGATAATTACGGCGAAGATGTGGGGCTGGAACTAAAATGCTCAGCGGGAGCGCCAGTCAAATGTACTTCCAACTTTGCCGTGGATTTTATTTGGAAGTGCACTTCTTTTGATCGGATGACCCGGGCACTAAAAGTTTTCGCTATGGACCGCAGCTCCGTCTCTAACTACATATACGCAAGACTTCTGGGGCATGGTCGACACGATGGCAGCGATGAACTATTATTTCGAGGTCCAATACCAAAACTTTTTAGTGCGCCGAATTTGCCTGACTTAAATCGATCGCAGGTTTATGCTGTAAAACATGCTTTGCAACGACCGTTGAGCTTGATTCAAG GTCCGCCAGGTACCGGAAAAACTGTAACCTCTGCAACAATAGTTTATCAATTGGTGAAGCAACATGGCGGCACCGTGCTTGTATGCGCGCCCAGCAATACTGCCGTAGACCAGCTAACAGAAAAAATCCATCGCACGAACTTGAAAGTGGTGCGTCTTTGCGCCAAGTCTCGTGAAGCTATCGATAGTCCTGTGAGCTTCTTAGCCTTACATAATCAGATCCGTAATATGGACACAAATATTGAGTTGAAAAAATTGCAACAGCTCAAAGACGAGACTGGTGAATTAAGTTCGGCAGATGAGAAGCGATATCGCACATTGAAACGCGCCGCTGAGCATCAACTGCTCGAGGCTGCTGATGTTATTTGCTGCACATGTGTTAGCGCCGGTGACGTTCGTCTTGCACGCATAAAATTTACTTCAATCCTGATAGATGAATCTATGCAGTCTACCGAACCAGAGTGCATGGTCCCGGTGGTGTTGGGCGCTAAGCAATTGATTCTTGTGGGTGACCACTGCCAATTGGGACCGGTAGTCATGTGCAAAAAGGCAGCCAGGGCTGGTCTTTCGCAAAGTTTGTTTGAACGTCTGGTAGTATTAGGTATTCGCCCTTTTCGCCTCGAAGTTCAGTATCGAATGCATCCAGAATTGTCACAATTTCCTTCGAACTTCTTTTATGAGGGATCATTGCAGAACGGTGTTTGCGCTGAAGatcgtaaattaaaaattgacttCCCGTGGCCACAACCAGATAGGCCAATGTTCTTCCTTGTGACTCAAGGACAAGAAGAAATCGCGGGCTCAGGAACTTCTTATTTGAATCGAACTGAAGCGGCTAATgtagaaaaaataacaacacgATTCCTAAAAGCCGGTGTTAAACCAGAACAGATTGGCATAATTACGCCGTACGAAGGCCAGCGCGCGTACTTAGTACAATACATGCAGTACCAAGGCAGTTTGCACTCAAGATTGTATCAGGAAATCGAGATTGCCAGCGTCGATGCTTTCCAAGGAAGAGAAAAAGACATTATTATTATGTCCTGCGTACGTTCAAACGAGCGCCAAG GTATCGGCTTCCTTAATGACCCTCGTCGGTTGAACGTTGCATTAACGCGCTCAAAATATGGTACAATCATTGTGGGCAATCCCAAGGTGTTGTCCAAGCAGCCCCTTTGGAATCATTTGCTTAATTTCTACAAGGATCGCAAAGTTTTGGTGGAAGGttcattaaataatttgaaagaaTCGTTAATACAATTCCAAAagcccaaaaaaattgtcaatacCTTGAATATGGGTGCCCACTTTATGACCACAATGATGGCCGATGCTAAAGAAGCCATGATTCCTGGTTCCATTTACGACCGTTCTGGTCAATATGGATATTCATCGGGCGCTATGAATACGTCGAACTATAACAATAGTGGTCTGGGCCTAGGCTTGGGATTTGGGGGCAGCAACAATTTAGGTTACGGCGGTGGATCAGCAGCAGCACAAATGCAAGCGGCGGCAGCAGCTGCAGCACAtaatttgaacaatttcatGAGTGGAAACTTCGGCGCGATTGGGGCCCGCAACAGCGGCCCTACTTCAACTGCAGCGCCTGCTAATGCACACCAATGGAATCATCATCATGACTCGATCAGTTACATTTCACCTGAGCGTGCtcaagcagcaatgaacaacatGCCAGTGCCTGTGGGCATGTTTATGAACATGAGCAATATTCCGCCACGTTTCTACAATCAACATCAGCAGGCGATTCAGGCAGCGGCAAAACAGGGCCGACGTACCGGCACTGGTCTGGGTGCTACCGGACTGGTTAGTAACAACAGCAGCAGTGGAATAAGCAAACTATTTAATAACTACAATGCATCCACCAATGAGGtggcaaataaaattcaaaatttaaaaccacGCACCAGCATACCAGCTCCTCCAAGCACAACATCAGTAACAACAAGTGCCAACGACATTGCTAGTGTGCTCATTGGAACAGGTGCAACCTCGTCTCAGCATAATGTCTTGCCGCTCACCCAGCAAAATATGTCGCAACAAATGAGCCAGCCTGGTGGCTTCACGTTGTCACAACAGCCTGAGCTATCACAGGACTTTGGCCAAATCTCGCAAATAGATAATATTCTTTCACAGGACGTAAATTTTAACGCG GACAATCTTAACACGAATCGGCTAAACTTGGGCCTGAATAGCCAGAGTCAATTCTCGCAGCCCTATTGA